The following are encoded together in the Glycine soja cultivar W05 chromosome 5, ASM419377v2, whole genome shotgun sequence genome:
- the LOC114411402 gene encoding uncharacterized protein LOC114411402 — MIRTIFACLNGKASHKKSKLEPLEVTKPVYRDELTKKQRLRKAVKKTVRFAESEPTILGEDSEKTRCVSGNEVGGKEGIRVRIKLTKEEAARLLSKCNNGGILEFEDVARELVLIPVNRVSIVSDGTINL; from the coding sequence ATGATTCGTACCATATTTGCTTGCCTCAATGGAAAAGCATCACATAAAAAATCTAAACTAGAGCCACTGGAAGTCACAAAACCTGTTTATAGAGATGAGTTAACCAAAAAACAAAGGCTAAGGAAGGCAGTGAAGAAAACTGTCCGTTTTGCGGAATCAGAACCTACCATTTTGGGAGAAGATAGTGAGAAGACAAGGTGTGTTAGTGGCAATGAAGTGGGAGGAAAAGAAGGGATAAGAGTGAGGATCAAATTGACAAAAGAAGAAGCTGCACGGTTGCTATCAAAATGCAACAATGGAGGAATTCTCGAATTCGAGGATGTTGCTCGTGAGCTTGTGTTGATCCCTGTTAACCGAGTTAgcattgtgtccgatggcacaatCAATTTGTAG